The following proteins are co-located in the Mus caroli chromosome 7, CAROLI_EIJ_v1.1, whole genome shotgun sequence genome:
- the Znf324 gene encoding zinc finger protein 324A isoform X1 — MPRSLARHAPPPLQIPVAATWPLADPPRRWMAFEDVAVYFSQEEWMFLNAAQRALYRHVMLENFALVDSIGPSVSRPRVIIQLQRGEEPWVPNRTNRGPGRGTHRRSSLGSNYSTRERHVSRTPPGATCDRPDRIPTSILPPAGAYPDAKILEGHQSACPSLQRKPTGVSVIYWEQLLLGSSSSETTVSLRLTSPVGVPENGSSRGKAFSDFLAPGKQPQVAEQQKPEMQLTPGRTFQSIPDLHGAGDGRGISEAWHESQGDPNVTEARIWDELGEALQAGSGLLSGDKPFECRACNKVFLKSSDLLKHLRTHTGERPYECAQCGKAFSQTSHLTQHQRIHSGETPYVCMVCSKAFRHSSSLVRHQRIHTVEKSFHCNECGKAFSHGSNLSQHLKIHAGGRPYACAQCGRRFCRNSHLIQHERTHTGEKPYACSLCGAAFSQGSSLFKHQRVHTGEKPFSCPQCGRAFSHSSNLTQHQLLHTGERPFRCGDCGKAFAKGAVLLSHRRIHTGEKPFVCTQCGRAFRERPALFHHQRIHTGEKALRRPRGSTHPQARSLGVSLDGAPPKASSTIDPPAVPKIAEA; from the exons ATGCCCAGGTCTCTCGCCCGTCATGCCCCGCCCCCACTGCAGATTCCGGTGGCGGCAACCTGGCCGCTGGCAGATCCACCGCGG AGATGGATGGCCTTTGAGGACGTAGCTGTGTACTTCTCCCAGGAGGAGTGGATGTTCCTGAATGCCGCCCAGAGGGCCTTGTACCGCCATGTAATGCTGGAAAACTTCGCACTTGTAGACTCCATAG GACCTTCTGTCTCCCGGCCTCGGGTGATCATCCAACTCCAGCGTGGTGAGGAACCCTGGGTTCCCAACAGGACAAATAGAGGCCCAGGCAGGGGTACCCACAGGAGATCCAGCCTTG gATCCAATTATAGTACAAGAGAAAGACATGTGTCTAGAACACCTCCAGGGGCCACCTGTGACAGGCCTGATAGGATACCTACTAGTATCCTTCCTCCTGCTGGTGCCTACCCTGATGCAAAAATTCTGGAGGGACACCAAAGTGCCTGCCCATCTCTACAGAGAAAACCCACAGGGGTATCAGTGATTTACTGGGAGCAGCTACTGCTAGGTTCCAGCAGCAGTGAAACAACTGTCAGCCTGCGATTGACTTCCCCAGTAGGGGTTCCTGAAAATGGTTCATCTAGAGGAAAGGCCTTCTCTGACTTTCTGGCCCCAGGGAAGCAGCCACAAGTAGCAGAGCAGCAAAAGCCAGAGATGCAGCTAACCCCTGGGAGAACTTTCCAAAGCATTCCAGATCTCCATGGAGCAGGGGACGGACGTGGGATAAGTGAGGCTTGGCATGAGTCTCAGGGAGACCCCAATGTTACAGAGGCCCGGATATGGGATGAGCTGGGAGAGGCCCTCCAGGCCGGCTCAGGTCTTCTCTCTGGGGACAAACCTTTCGAATGTAGGGCGTGTAACAAAGTGTTCCTGAAGAGCTCAGACCTCCTCAAGCATCTGCGTACTCATACCGGAGAGCGGCCTTATGAGTGCGCCCAATGCGGCAAGGCCTTCAGTCAAACATCTCACCTGACTCAGCACCAGCGCATCCATAGCGGTGAGACGCcttatgtgtgcatggtgtgcagCAAGGCCTTCCGACACAGCTCCTCACTGGTGCGCCATCAGCGCATCCACACAGTCGAGAAGTCATTCCACTGCAACGAGTGTGGTAAGGCCTTCAGCCACGGCTCCAACCTCAGTCAGCACCTAAAGATACACGCAGGAGGGCGGCCCTATGCCTGTGCACAGTGCGGCCGCCGCTTCTGCCGCAACTCACATCTTATTCAGCACGAACGCACGCACACCGGCGAGAAGCCCTATGCCTGCTCCCTCTGTGGCGCAGCCTTTAGTCAAGGCTCCTCGCTCTTCAAGCACCAGCGTGtgcacactggagagaagcctttcTCTTGTCCACAGTGTGGCCGTGCCTTCAGCCACAGCTCCAACCTCACACAGCATCAGCTGCTGCACACTGGCGAACGACCCTTCCGCTGCGGCGACTGTGGCAAGGCCTTTGCCAAGGGCGCAGTGTTGCTCAGCCACAGGCGTATCCACACGGGTGAGAAGCCCTTCGTGTGCACGCAGTGTGGCCGCGCTTTCCGTGAGCGCCCAGCCCTCTTCCATCACCAAAGgatccacacaggagagaaggcCCTGCGGAGGCCCAGGGGCAGCACGCACCCCCAGGCCAGGTCTCTTGGGGTATCCTTAGATGGTGCACCTCCAAAGGCCAGTTCTACCATAGACCCACCAGCAGTCCCAAAGATAGCTGAGGCCTAA
- the Znf324 gene encoding zinc finger protein 324A isoform X2 has protein sequence MAFEDVAVYFSQEEWMFLNAAQRALYRHVMLENFALVDSIGPSVSRPRVIIQLQRGEEPWVPNRTNRGPGRGTHRRSSLGSNYSTRERHVSRTPPGATCDRPDRIPTSILPPAGAYPDAKILEGHQSACPSLQRKPTGVSVIYWEQLLLGSSSSETTVSLRLTSPVGVPENGSSRGKAFSDFLAPGKQPQVAEQQKPEMQLTPGRTFQSIPDLHGAGDGRGISEAWHESQGDPNVTEARIWDELGEALQAGSGLLSGDKPFECRACNKVFLKSSDLLKHLRTHTGERPYECAQCGKAFSQTSHLTQHQRIHSGETPYVCMVCSKAFRHSSSLVRHQRIHTVEKSFHCNECGKAFSHGSNLSQHLKIHAGGRPYACAQCGRRFCRNSHLIQHERTHTGEKPYACSLCGAAFSQGSSLFKHQRVHTGEKPFSCPQCGRAFSHSSNLTQHQLLHTGERPFRCGDCGKAFAKGAVLLSHRRIHTGEKPFVCTQCGRAFRERPALFHHQRIHTGEKALRRPRGSTHPQARSLGVSLDGAPPKASSTIDPPAVPKIAEA, from the exons ATGGCCTTTGAGGACGTAGCTGTGTACTTCTCCCAGGAGGAGTGGATGTTCCTGAATGCCGCCCAGAGGGCCTTGTACCGCCATGTAATGCTGGAAAACTTCGCACTTGTAGACTCCATAG GACCTTCTGTCTCCCGGCCTCGGGTGATCATCCAACTCCAGCGTGGTGAGGAACCCTGGGTTCCCAACAGGACAAATAGAGGCCCAGGCAGGGGTACCCACAGGAGATCCAGCCTTG gATCCAATTATAGTACAAGAGAAAGACATGTGTCTAGAACACCTCCAGGGGCCACCTGTGACAGGCCTGATAGGATACCTACTAGTATCCTTCCTCCTGCTGGTGCCTACCCTGATGCAAAAATTCTGGAGGGACACCAAAGTGCCTGCCCATCTCTACAGAGAAAACCCACAGGGGTATCAGTGATTTACTGGGAGCAGCTACTGCTAGGTTCCAGCAGCAGTGAAACAACTGTCAGCCTGCGATTGACTTCCCCAGTAGGGGTTCCTGAAAATGGTTCATCTAGAGGAAAGGCCTTCTCTGACTTTCTGGCCCCAGGGAAGCAGCCACAAGTAGCAGAGCAGCAAAAGCCAGAGATGCAGCTAACCCCTGGGAGAACTTTCCAAAGCATTCCAGATCTCCATGGAGCAGGGGACGGACGTGGGATAAGTGAGGCTTGGCATGAGTCTCAGGGAGACCCCAATGTTACAGAGGCCCGGATATGGGATGAGCTGGGAGAGGCCCTCCAGGCCGGCTCAGGTCTTCTCTCTGGGGACAAACCTTTCGAATGTAGGGCGTGTAACAAAGTGTTCCTGAAGAGCTCAGACCTCCTCAAGCATCTGCGTACTCATACCGGAGAGCGGCCTTATGAGTGCGCCCAATGCGGCAAGGCCTTCAGTCAAACATCTCACCTGACTCAGCACCAGCGCATCCATAGCGGTGAGACGCcttatgtgtgcatggtgtgcagCAAGGCCTTCCGACACAGCTCCTCACTGGTGCGCCATCAGCGCATCCACACAGTCGAGAAGTCATTCCACTGCAACGAGTGTGGTAAGGCCTTCAGCCACGGCTCCAACCTCAGTCAGCACCTAAAGATACACGCAGGAGGGCGGCCCTATGCCTGTGCACAGTGCGGCCGCCGCTTCTGCCGCAACTCACATCTTATTCAGCACGAACGCACGCACACCGGCGAGAAGCCCTATGCCTGCTCCCTCTGTGGCGCAGCCTTTAGTCAAGGCTCCTCGCTCTTCAAGCACCAGCGTGtgcacactggagagaagcctttcTCTTGTCCACAGTGTGGCCGTGCCTTCAGCCACAGCTCCAACCTCACACAGCATCAGCTGCTGCACACTGGCGAACGACCCTTCCGCTGCGGCGACTGTGGCAAGGCCTTTGCCAAGGGCGCAGTGTTGCTCAGCCACAGGCGTATCCACACGGGTGAGAAGCCCTTCGTGTGCACGCAGTGTGGCCGCGCTTTCCGTGAGCGCCCAGCCCTCTTCCATCACCAAAGgatccacacaggagagaaggcCCTGCGGAGGCCCAGGGGCAGCACGCACCCCCAGGCCAGGTCTCTTGGGGTATCCTTAGATGGTGCACCTCCAAAGGCCAGTTCTACCATAGACCCACCAGCAGTCCCAAAGATAGCTGAGGCCTAA
- the Znf446 gene encoding zinc finger protein 446: MPSPRGTPHLSLRDSRTTLEEPEAARLRFRGFCYEEVEGPREALAQLRELCHRWLQPESSSKEHIIELLVLEQFLGVLPPEIQAWVRGQRPGSPEEAAVLVEGLQQDPGQLLGWITAHVLKPKMRPLVQKESSGSHHISAAAEASKAGLAEAPLEARIDRATQISCSVKEEDSADGQEMVSPSALLSTQDSEGHLEHQETASISFQTGRTQEWSLLDSSQKELCWGVMPEKYDTVVSQASLPLLQPETHVDSELRPKQEMPHEGPESLRSHPPEVGAIADPRLVQATPSERQSPCKDPSVLSPTPLLEAPARPTPRKLYVCEQCGLRFDWKSVFIIHLRTHRSGPGLERPSQVAWEPAMKRSPGLRGYTCVECGRSFSWKSQLVIHRKSHAGQRRHFCRDCGCSFDWKFQLVIHRKIHQPEGP, encoded by the exons ATGCCATCTCCTCGGGGTACCCCACACCTATCCCTCAGAGACTCCAGGACCACCCTTGAGGAGCCTGAGGCTGCACGACTCCGTTTCCGGGGTTTCTGCTATGAGGAGGTTGAGGGACCCCGAGAGGCACTGGCCCAGCTTCGAGAGTTGTGTCACCGGTGGCTACAGCCTGAGTCATCGTCCAAAGAGCACATAATAGAGTTGCTGGTTTTGGAACAGTTCCTGGGTGTGTTGCCCCCTGAGATCCAGGCCTGGGTTCGAGGGCAGCGGCCAGGAAGCCCCGAGGAGGCCGCGGTTCTTGTTGAGGGGCTGCAGCAGGATCCTGGGCAGCTGCTGGGCTGG ATCACAGCCCATGTCCTGAAGCCAAAGATGCGTCCTCTAGTCCAGAAGGAGTCCTCAGGGAGTCACCACATCTCAGCAGCAGCGGAGGCCTCCAAGGCAGGCCTTGCGGAGGCACCACTGGAGGCCAGGATAGATCGAGCTACCCAGATCAGCTGCAGTGTGAAGGAGGAAGACAGTGCTGATGGGCAGGAGATGG TATCTCCAAGTGCCCTCCTTTCAACCCAGGATTCCGAGGGACATCTTGAACATCAGGAAACAGCCTCCATATCCTTCCAAACAGGAAGGACCCAG GAGTGGAGCCTGTTGGACTCATCACAAAAAGAGCTGTGCTGGGGTGTGATGCCGGAGAAGTACGACACAGTGGTGTCCCAGG CAAGCCTGCCGCTGCTACAGCCAGAGACACATGTTGACTCTGAGCTGAGACCAAAACAGGAGATGCCACACGAAGGACCAGAATCCCTCCGGAGCCATCCCCCAGAAGTGGGAGCCATTGCAGATCCAAGGCTAGTTCAAGCCACTCCAAGTGAAAGACAGAGCCCTTGCAAGGACCCTTCAGTCTTGTCTCCCACACCACTGCTTGAAGCCCCAGCTAGGCCCACACCTCGGAAGCTGTACGTTTGTGAGCAGTGTGGCCTCAGGTTTGATTGGAAGTCAGTTTTCATCATCCATCTCCGCACACACAGGAGTGGGCCAGGCCTGGAAAGACCATCACAGGTGGCCTGGGAGCCAGCCATGAAGCGCTCCCCTGGCCTTCGGGGATACACATGTGTGGAGTGTGGGCGCAGCTTCAGCTGGAAGTCACAGCTGGTCATCCACCGCAAGAGCCATGCAGGCCAGCGGCGCCACTTCTGCCGGGACTGTGGCTGTAGCTTTGACTGGAAGTTTCAGCTGGTCATTCACAGGAAGATCCACCAGCCAGAGGGTCCATGA